Proteins encoded within one genomic window of Flavobacterium gilvum:
- a CDS encoding DUF5683 domain-containing protein, with the protein MNKILSIGLLLFLIGNVSVFAQAKTDAVLKTKDTLKSVDIDPLTPAKAAFYSAILPGLGQAYNKKYWKIPLVYGAMGTSLYFYIDNKKKYNEYRDAYKSRLAGNPDPNYNYLSDSQLIQAQEFYQRNYSLSGFFVIGFYVLNIIDANVDAALIQFNVNQNLSLKPEISPDSVTLKSNLGLTINYRF; encoded by the coding sequence GTGAATAAAATCTTATCCATAGGGTTATTACTTTTTCTAATAGGAAACGTTTCGGTTTTTGCACAAGCAAAAACCGATGCTGTTTTAAAGACGAAAGACACTTTAAAATCTGTCGACATAGACCCTTTAACACCTGCAAAAGCTGCTTTTTACTCGGCTATATTGCCAGGACTAGGTCAGGCTTACAACAAAAAATACTGGAAAATCCCATTAGTCTATGGCGCAATGGGAACCAGTTTATATTTCTACATCGACAACAAAAAAAAATACAACGAATATCGTGATGCTTACAAAAGCCGTTTGGCTGGAAATCCAGACCCAAATTACAACTATCTTTCGGACTCACAATTAATACAAGCTCAAGAATTTTACCAAAGAAACTACTCATTATCTGGTTTTTTTGTAATTGGATTTTATGTATTAAACATCATCGATGCCAATGTTGACGCAGCCTTAATTCAATTTAATGTTAATCAAAACTTATCGCTAAAACCAGAAATAAGTCCTGATTCTGTAACATTAAAATCAAATTTAGGACTAACCATTAATTATCGCTTTTAG